Genomic segment of Streptomyces roseifaciens:
AGCGGCCCCACCCGGACAAGGTCCGGCTCGCCGAGGCCGGCTTCCACGCCCCCCTCGACCTGGTCGACGGCGCCGCGCGCGTCTACGACCCGATCGTCCGGGGCGAGCAGGGCGAGGACCTCTACGGCTGCTTCCTCAAGGACTACAGCCCGGCCGGCTGGTAGCCGTACGTGGACGTCCACGTCCTGCGAGTGTTCACCGGCGGCCCGGACGGAGCGGCCGGGGGCAACCCCCTCGGAGTCGTCGCCGACGGGCCGGCCGTTCCCGACGCGGCGGAACGGCAGCGGCTGGCCGCGGAACTGGGCTTCAGCGAAACGGTGTTCGTCGACGACGCCGGGCGCGGCGTCGTCGACATCCACACCCCGAGCGGGCGTCTGGCCTTCGCCGGGCACCCGCTGGTGGGCGTGGCATGGCTGCTGCGGCAGCACGGGTACGCGGCGGACGTGCTGCGGCCGCCGGCCGGAGACGTGCCGTCCCGGACGGCGGACGGCGTCACGTGGATCCGCGCCCGCGCGACCTGGGCCACGGGCCGCCGCCTCCAGCAGTACGCGACGCCCGCCGACATCGACGCCCTCCCGTCGCCGCCGCCCGGCGAGGGCTGGCTCTACGCCTGGGCCTGGCAGGACGAGACGAAGGGCCACGTCCGCGCCCGCGGCTTCCCGCGCCGGGGTGACGGCATCACGGAGGACGAGGCGACGGGGGCGGCGGCACTGTCCTTGACGGCCGCGCTCGAACGGGATCTGACGATCAGTCAAGGCCGGGCGTCGGTGATCCACACCCGCGACGAGGGAAAGGGCACGATCTCCCTGGGAGGCCGGGTCGCCCCCACCGGGCTCCACACCATCAACACCTGACGCCTGCCGGGCACCGCCGGGGCGCGTCGTGGGGGTTGTTCGCCGTGGCGGCGGGGGTTTCGGTGCGCCGGTTTCCGAGTGGTGGGATGTGCCCGCTTCCTCCGTCGCGGCGGTGATCAACCCCCACCTCGTGGTCCGGCGGTGCCGAGCCGCCGGGCGCCGCCCGTGCCCTAAGGGGGTGGCGGGCACCCGGCCGGGGCCCGGATGGTCGGGCTTCGGTGCTGGTCAGTAGAGTTCCCGTGCCCCTGCCCGTAGCGAATGCCGAGGTGTCAGCCCGTGAGCCCCGCCCCCGTCGTCACCGTCGTAGGCATCGGCGCCGACGGCTGGCCCGGCCTCGCCCCCGTCTCGCAGGAGGCCCTGCGCGGCGCCGAGGTGGTCATCGGCGGCCCGCGCCAGCTGGGCCTGCTGCCCGGCGAGTGCGCCGCCGAGCGCGTCGCCTGGCCCTCCCCGCTGCGCCCCGCCGTCCCGGGCCTGCTGGCCGCGCACGCCGGGCGCCGCGTGTGCGTGCTCGCCAGCGGTGACCCCATGTTCTTCGGCATCGGCCGCACCCTCGCCGACGCCGCCGGCCCGGCGGCCCTCCGCGTGCTCCCGCACCCGTCCTCCGTCTCGTACGCGTGCGCCCGGCTCGGGCTGCCGCTGGAGGAGGCGGAGGTCGTCAGTCTCGTCGGCCGCCCGCTGGCCGCGCTCACCGCGGCCCTGCACGACGGCCGCCACCTGCTCGTCCTCAGCGCGGGCTCGGACACCCCGGCCGAGGTCGCCGCGCACCTGCGCTCGCGCGGCTTCGGCCCGAGCCGGATGACGGTCCTGGAGCAGCTCGGCGCCCCGGCCGAGCGCCGCGTCGAGGGCACCGCCGACGACTGGCCGCACCCGCCGGGCGACGCCCTGAACGTCATCGCCGTCGCCTGCCGCCGCACCCCCGGCGCCCTCCGCCTCCCGCTCACGCCCGGCCTGCCCGACGACGCCTTCGAGCACGACGGACAGCTGACGAAGCGCCACGTCCGCGCGGCCACGCTCGCCGCCCTGGCCCCGGCCCCCGGCGAGCTCCTGTGGGACGTGGGCGGCGGCTCCGGCTCGATCGCGATCGAATGGATGCGGGCGCACCGCACCTGCAGGGCCGTCAGCGTGGAGCGCGACCCCGCGAGGGCGCCCCGCATCACCCGCAACGCCGAAGCGCTCGGCGTCCCGGCCCTCCGCGTGGTGACCGGCGCCGCGCCCGCAGCCCTCGCGGAACTGCCCGCCCCGGACGCGGTCTTCATCGGCGGGGGCCTGACGGCGCCGGGCCTGCTGGCCGCCTGCTGGGAGGCGCTGCCCCCGGGCGGCCGCCTGGTGGCCAACACGGTCACCCTCGAATCCGAGGCGCTGCTCACCGAGTGGTACCGGCGTCACGGAGGCGAGCTGACCCGCCTGGCGGTGGCGCACGCCGTCCCCGTGGGAGGCTTCACCGGCTGGCGTCAGGCGATGCCGGTGACGCAGTGGTCAGCGGTCAAGCCCACCGACCCCGACCCGCACACCGCTCCCGAGGGGAACTTCCAGTCATGACCGTGTACTTCATCGGTGCCGGCCCCGGCGCCGCCGACCTCATTACGGTGCGCGGCGCCCGCACGCTCGCCCGCTGCGGCGTCTGCCTGTACGCGGGCAGCCTCGTCCCGCGCGAACTCCTCGCCGAGTGCCCGCCGGACGCCCGCCTCGTGGACACGGCCGGGCTGAACCTGGACCAGATCACCGAGGAGTTCGTCCGCGCCCACGAGGCGGGCCACGACGTGGCGCGCCTGCACTCGGGCGACCCCTCGGTGTTCAGCGCCGTCGCCGAGCAGATGCGCCGCCTCGACGCGGCGGGCATCCCGTACGAGATCGTGCCGGGCGTCCCCGCCTTCGCCGCGGCCGCGGCA
This window contains:
- a CDS encoding PhzF family phenazine biosynthesis protein, with the translated sequence MDVHVLRVFTGGPDGAAGGNPLGVVADGPAVPDAAERQRLAAELGFSETVFVDDAGRGVVDIHTPSGRLAFAGHPLVGVAWLLRQHGYAADVLRPPAGDVPSRTADGVTWIRARATWATGRRLQQYATPADIDALPSPPPGEGWLYAWAWQDETKGHVRARGFPRRGDGITEDEATGAAALSLTAALERDLTISQGRASVIHTRDEGKGTISLGGRVAPTGLHTINT
- a CDS encoding bifunctional cobalt-precorrin-7 (C(5))-methyltransferase/cobalt-precorrin-6B (C(15))-methyltransferase — protein: MPRCQPVSPAPVVTVVGIGADGWPGLAPVSQEALRGAEVVIGGPRQLGLLPGECAAERVAWPSPLRPAVPGLLAAHAGRRVCVLASGDPMFFGIGRTLADAAGPAALRVLPHPSSVSYACARLGLPLEEAEVVSLVGRPLAALTAALHDGRHLLVLSAGSDTPAEVAAHLRSRGFGPSRMTVLEQLGAPAERRVEGTADDWPHPPGDALNVIAVACRRTPGALRLPLTPGLPDDAFEHDGQLTKRHVRAATLAALAPAPGELLWDVGGGSGSIAIEWMRAHRTCRAVSVERDPARAPRITRNAEALGVPALRVVTGAAPAALAELPAPDAVFIGGGLTAPGLLAACWEALPPGGRLVANTVTLESEALLTEWYRRHGGELTRLAVAHAVPVGGFTGWRQAMPVTQWSAVKPTDPDPHTAPEGNFQS